DNA sequence from the Pseudomonadota bacterium genome:
GGCGGCGAGGTCGACACCGTGCTCATGCTGACCTCATCGAACCTGACTGACGACATGGTCAAGGCCCAGGCGATCGGCATGGGCGCCTACCTCGTCAAACCGGTCAAGTCCGCGGAGCTGATGCGGGCCGTGAACCAGGCCTTGTTGGCACGGCCCTGGGCCGAGCACGAACCATGGGACAAGACCGGCGAGCACACGCGCCCCCACCAGTTATCGCCCATCCTCCTGGTCGAGGACAACGAGGACAACCGCCTCCTGGTCCGGGCTTATCTGAAACGGGTGCCGTACGAGATCGATGAGGCCGAGAACGGCGAGATCGCGGTCGCCAAGTTCAAGGAGCGACGTTACAGCCTGGTGCTCATGGACGTCCAGATGCCGATCATGGACGGTCACGCGGCCACACGCGCGATCCGCCGCTGGGAGAACGAAGAGGGCAGGCTGGCGACCCCGATCATCGCGCTCACCGCACACGCCATCAAGGAAGAGATGGACAAGAGCAAGGCCGCCGGTTGCACCACCCACCTCACCAAGCCCATCCAGAAGGACACGCTGCTCCTAGCGCTCGAGCCGTATCTCCTGCTCAGGTGATCGGGAACGGTGGGAGAGTTCCGGCCGCTGGTCCGGCCCGAATTTCTCATCACTGCCCCTGTACAACCCAGGTTTAGCATCTGTCTCAACAATTCAAGACGACGTCTCAACTGCGTTGACTTCGGGTATAAGACTTCCTTATATTACCTCGTATGACAGGCGAAATTAAGTGGACCAAGTGGCATACGGTGAACGCTGGTGCAGCGCGATCTTTGACGACCATCACAAATTCACCAGGGGTCGTCTATGGAATGGCAACAACCGAATTGCCGGATAGGCTGAAGCCGATACCTGGTGTGGCTTCATACTATGTAATCGGTTACGCTTCTCGCCAGGCCTTGAATGATGGGCTCACCGTCGGCGGTGAGCTGCTTGTAACGCGCGTGGAGAGCGGGATCACCAAGAACTACCAGTTTGGGTTTGCCACCTCGTCAGGTGGTACCGTCTACTTCGCTGGCCCATACAAGGGATTCTGTGGGCACTATGTGGACAGTGGGCAGAGCATTCCCGAGAATTCGCTGTTCGGACACACGCCCTTCAGCAAGTGAGACCTGTGTTGCGCTGCAGATTCAACGTCCAGGTCAAAAACAACGACTTCTACCTTAGTCTTCATGGCAGAGGAAGTGATTCGACGATGCAGCACCTACGAAGATGAGGGTTGCGCTGATATTGAAAAGAAGGCACGGCGAATCTGGCTGGCAGCGAATTTCGGCAGCTGTTGAGGTCCAGGAGACTCCGAATTCAAGTCGTGACGGTTTTACCTTCTCCGTCGAGGAAGACATAGATCTTAGAGGGCTATCGGAGATTCACGGAGTCTTGACCAGCGCGCAGTATAGATGAAATCGTCCTCAACTTTGCGGCCGTGTCGCAGTCCTACCACGGATGATTGAAAACAACATTTGCCCTTATTGTTGGCAACCATTGATCAAGGCAGAGAATAAGGACAATAGTAGGTCCGTAGAGCACTTGATACCGAATAGCGCTTTAACTCGCAAAAGGAAAAACGACGAAGGGGATTTTTACGCTTGCAGAAGATGCAATTCAAGAAAGAGCAATATCGACTACGTATTGGGTGTAATTACAAAAGCCCAGTCATTTGATAACAAGCTGGCGCTCAACACTCTGATAGATGCAATCACAAAAAAAGATGGTCGTGCCAAACGGTTTATAGATATGATTCTTACTGCTAAAGAAGGAAGTGGCAGCGTTCATATGGAAATGCCAATCAAAGGGAATGAGCTAATTGAGTATCTTCACTACCTTGGCAAGGGTCAGTTCTTTAAAGTGAGGCGGGTGCCATACAATCCGAATAACTACGTTATGGATATCCGGTTTGTTAATAAACAGGTTCTTGCTGCCATCGAAAGTTCATACGTCGATCAACACGGCTCGAATCCGTTTAAAGACCTCAAGCAAAACCCGCGTTCAGAAGTCATTAACGATGGTGAATGCATCATATGGTCAAAGAACAATCGTTTCATATTTATCTTTCACGATTACGTCGCGGCGATCGTTGAGGTTCTGAGAAGGAGCAAAAAGAACGTGGCCAAAGCCGCGAAGAGCGAGTCCCAGATCCTTGAAGATTTTTCTTATGCCACAACAAGCCCATCAACCCGAGTGGGTTCCTGCAAACGCCATGAGAGAAAGAAGATAAGTCACAAAAAGAACACATAGGCCCTTTCAATCGGCGTCCTTTGACATTACCACCGGGTAGCGACGTGACCTGCTTGATAATAGGTCTAACTATCTGGATACTCGAAAAACCGCTACCCCATGAGCGACTCACCACGTCCCTGCGCGGCGCTCTTGATCGCCGCACCGGCCTCGGGCCAGGGCAAGACCACAGTCACCGCGGCGCTCGCGCGCTACCACGCCGCGCGGGGGCGGCGCGTGCGGGTCTTCAAGACCGGGCCCGACTTCATCGATCCGATGCTCCTTCGGGCGGCCAGCGGCCAGCCGGTCTACCAGCTCGATCTCTGGATGGTCGGCGACGCCGAATGCCGGCGTTTGCTCCATGGCGCCGCGTGCGAGGCGGAGTTGATCTTGATCGAGGGCGTCATGGGGCTGTTCGACGGGAAGCCCTCGAGCGCCGATCTGGCCGAGTGCTTCGGTATCCCGGTGCTCGCCGTCATCGATGCCGGGGCGATGGCGGAGACCTTCGGTGCCCTCGCCCACGGCCTGGCCACCTATCGGAACGGGCTCCCGTTCGCCGGTGTGTTGGCGAACCGGGTCGCGAGCGCCGGCCATGCCGGCATGTTGAGATCCAGTGTTTCAGACCGCATCCCCTACTGGGGTACCCTGTACCGACGTTCGGAATTCGCATTACCCGAGCGCCATCTGGGTCTCGTCCAGGCGCAGGAGATCGACGGGCTCGATCAGAGATTGGGTGCGCTGGCCGCGGCCATCGGTGAGACCGGGCTCGCCGATCTGCCCGAGCCCGTGGCCTTTTCGGGTGCCCCGCCGCTCGAGGTCCCGCGTGCCTTCGAGGGCGTGCGCATCGGCATAGCCCGCGATACGGCCTTCTCGTTCGTCTACCCGGCCAATCTGGATCTGTTGCGGGCGATGGGGGCAGAGCTGGTGTTCTTTTCACCGCTCTCGGACGCGTCGTTGCCCGCCGTCGACAGCGTCTACCTCCCTGGCGGTTACCCGGAGTTGCATTTGGCTACGCTCGCGCACAACGACGGGATAAGAGACGCGTTGCGCGCGCACGCGGCCGACGAGAAACCGCTGCTCGCCGAATGCGGGGGGATGCTCTACCTGCTCGATGAACTACGCGATCGCGACGGGCACCTAGGTCGGATGTGCGGGATCCTGCCGGGCCGGGCAGCGATGCAGGGACGTTTGGCCGGCCTCGGCCTGCAATCGGCGCGTTTCGCGGCGGGGGAGCTGCGCGGCCACACCTTTCACCACTCGAAGCTTGAGACGGCGATGGCAGCGGGTATCCAAGGCGTGCGCAAGAACGGGACACCGGGAGAGGCGATCTATCGAAGCGGCCGCCTCACGGCCTCTTATCTCCACTGGTACCTGCCGTCCTGCCCCGAAGTCGCCATCGAGCTATTGCAGCCGTAACTTTATTTCACTTAATGGCGCATGCCACATCGCTATTCGCCGGCGGAAGACGCGACCGTTTACCGCTTGCGCAGGTAACAACTCCACGGTATCGAACGGAGATCCTCATGGGCAAGCTTGAACGAACGCAACCCTACCTTGTGGGTGAAGACGTCGCCGGAGGTCCGGTACCGGGCCTTGAGCGGCAAGCGGAGCTTCGACGCGATCGTGATCGGCGGCGGCATCGCCGGGCTGAGTGCCGCCTACATGCTTCAGCGCGACAGGATGAAGGTGGTCATCGGCGATGCGGCCGGCCTCCGCGGCATTCGGTACGATGACGAGGCAAGGCCCCCGATGGCGACGCGCGGCCGCGGCGATGGCGAGGCCCTTTCCGGAGCCATAGAGGCGCGCCCAGCGCCGGCGAACCCCCGGCCGGTTGGGCTGGGGGGGGCTCGAAGGGGCTCTCCAGACGCTTGATAACTCCCTGAGCCGACAGCCCCCTTAGCCTGCACTCGCCTGAGAGGCCAAAACGCCCCGGATCCGGGCGCCTCGGACCGATGAATCGCCCGAAAAATCCCCGATCCTGGACCGACGGCTCGCGTACTTGACAACCCACAGGTCCATCTCGTACTCTTCCTCCCGCCGAAAAAGGGCCTTTGAAATTCTTATACCTTTCGAAAACGGGCACTTCGGACTTTGGCTGGCCAAAAGTCGCTGCGTCTTGACGCTCCGGCTTGGTTCAACGGCCATTGAAGCGACTTTCGGCAAGGCTATAAATTTATGACGTTGCGAACTGCCTTTAGAGAAATAATTTGCACCGCGAACTCTGTTCCGGGACAAGTTTATCTTGGAGAGTAGGAATGAGAAAATGGGTTTTATTGGGGCTTGCTGTTGCCGCAATACTTGTAGCTGTGGTGATTTGGCGGCAATGGGAAAGGACCTCAGGTACTATTGAGATCGGCGTCTTACTTTCACTCACCGGCGATGTCGGACCATATGGCCAGAGGTCACTGAAAGGAATTAACCTAGCCAAGGATGAAATCAACTCCGCAGGTGGCATAGCAGGAAGGCCTATCTCTCTTCGTGTTGAGGATACAAGATCATCGCCACGAGACGCGGTCAGTGCCTACACGAAATTGGTAACGCTGGAGCATGTTCGAATCATAGTGGGGGACGTGTTGAGCGGGACGACACTGGCCATTGCTCCATTGGCGAAAAAGGACAAAGTCGTGTTGCTGGCGCCCGGGGCTTCGAACCCTGCGCTCAGGGATGCAGGTGATTATGTCTTCAGAAACTGGGTATCGGACGACTTCGATGGCACCGCGATGGCTCAGTACATCGCCAAAGAAGGCATCCGCGCAATTTATATCCTCAATCAACAAACGGACTATAGTGTAGGCCTTGCAAATGCTTTCAAAAAAGCTTTCGAAGCTCTCGGCGGAAAAGTGGTTGGACAAGACGCCTATGTTACAGAAACTACGGATTTTCGACCTCACCTACTCAGGATGCAACGGAGCGGAGCTTCTTCGGTTTTTCTAACTGGAGAAGCGCGTCAAAACGGAACTATTCTTCGTCAGGCCCGAGAGATGGGTCTAGAGAAGCAGTGGTTTGCCAATTTGACTATAGACACGCCTGAAGCGAAGACAGTCGCCGGAGATGCACGGGAAGGGGTTGTTTTTACGACACCTGCGTTCGATCCGGACGAGAGCTCGCCGCAAACGCGGCAGTTCGTAAGAGCTTTCCGCGAGCGTTACGGGGAAGACCCCGAGGTTACATCCGGAATCGCGTATGATGCAATGAAGATTCTGGCTGCAGTGATGACCCGAACTGGCTCCGAACCCGAGCAAGTCAAAGCCGGCCTTTACAAGGTCAAGGATTTTCCCGGCGTGACGGGCTCAACCAGTTTCGACGATCATGGTGACGTAACGAAAGACATCTTCATCAAGGTGATAAAGAATGGCAATCCTGTCCTCCTCACACGATTTGCGGTTCAACAGTGACGTAATCGTTCCCGAGCACACCATTAGTCCACAACAACATAAGCTTGCACCCTACTACGCCCAGACCCTTGAGTTTTACGAGCGGCTCGCGTCGTTATACGATCTCCTTTACCCCGACCACTTACGTTTTTCGGAACAACTCTTCAGCCAACTTTCGCCAATCTTGGCAGCGGCAGGAACGCACAACGTTTTGGATGCATCGTGCGGGGTGGGACATGACATGCTTAGCCTGCTGCGGCTGGGCTTTCGCGTGGACGGCATAGACATCAGCAAGCGCATGATTGAGGAGGCCGATCGGCGGCTACGACGGGCTGGCTTTGATGGAATCAGACTTCGCGTTGGAGATGCTAGTAGCCTTCAGACTGTAGCCCCGCAGGATGCGTACGACTTAGTCGTATTTAGGGGCAACACCTTCTCTAATATCCATCCAGATGATTTTGGTGGTGTGGTCAAACAGCTGTTGTCTATCGTCCGACCTGGCGGATTATTGCTAGCCGATTATCGCGATGGAGAGCATCAACTTGCAGAACGGAAAGGCTTTGAATTTCGCGGCTCGGGAATCGCTAGAGAACGGAAAGCTCTTTTTTGGTCAAATTACGTACTCAAGCATTCCGACAGCTTGCTTCAGCCCTATGAGGTTTGTGCCACTGTTCGTTTGATCCACCTTAGACGTATGTACTCTGTTGAACGATTGCACATTCGCTCTCACTACGTCGACGCTCAAAGGCTGCTAGAAACGATTAGACACGAAGCTATTCAGGAACTGCGTATTCCCACTGTGGACACCCGGGGACTACCGTATCTGCAAACTCTGCTCGTCCGGCGGGCTAGCTAATTTGGTGGCGCTGCTGCGATGGCACTTCCGAACACCAGCGAGCAGGAACTCAAGCGGATTGTGAATATCTGCGGTACCGTCACGTCTTTCCTTAGAGCCATGGCGCCCTTCACTCCTGGTTTGAATTCGTGCATGACAGTCTGCGCATATTGCAGACCAACCTACTCGCGATATCAAGCCCTACGCGAAACATTTAAGCAAATCGACTCGGTATCATTCGTCCGGCAACAGATAGAGAAGTTGAGCCAAGACGACATCTTCGACATTGGTTTCTATCTCGGCTCAGCATGCGAATATATTAAAGGATCCCGCAAATTGAATCGTGATGCTGAAGCGCAGCTCATGGTCACGATGGGCAACCAATGGCTAGACGGCGCTTTGGCTAGGTTTTTTGATAAGATCGCCGACCACAACGTGGATACCATTCTG
Encoded proteins:
- a CDS encoding NAD(P)-binding protein gives rise to the protein MNERNPTLWVKTSPEVRYRALSGKRSFDAIVIGGGIAGLSAAYMLQRDRMKVVIGDAAGLRGIRYDDEARPPMATRGRGDGEALSGAIEARPAPANPRPVGLGGARRGSPDA
- a CDS encoding penicillin-binding protein activator, encoding MRKWVLLGLAVAAILVAVVIWRQWERTSGTIEIGVLLSLTGDVGPYGQRSLKGINLAKDEINSAGGIAGRPISLRVEDTRSSPRDAVSAYTKLVTLEHVRIIVGDVLSGTTLAIAPLAKKDKVVLLAPGASNPALRDAGDYVFRNWVSDDFDGTAMAQYIAKEGIRAIYILNQQTDYSVGLANAFKKAFEALGGKVVGQDAYVTETTDFRPHLLRMQRSGASSVFLTGEARQNGTILRQAREMGLEKQWFANLTIDTPEAKTVAGDAREGVVFTTPAFDPDESSPQTRQFVRAFRERYGEDPEVTSGIAYDAMKILAAVMTRTGSEPEQVKAGLYKVKDFPGVTGSTSFDDHGDVTKDIFIKVIKNGNPVLLTRFAVQQ
- a CDS encoding class I SAM-dependent methyltransferase, producing the protein MAILSSSHDLRFNSDVIVPEHTISPQQHKLAPYYAQTLEFYERLASLYDLLYPDHLRFSEQLFSQLSPILAAAGTHNVLDASCGVGHDMLSLLRLGFRVDGIDISKRMIEEADRRLRRAGFDGIRLRVGDASSLQTVAPQDAYDLVVFRGNTFSNIHPDDFGGVVKQLLSIVRPGGLLLADYRDGEHQLAERKGFEFRGSGIARERKALFWSNYVLKHSDSLLQPYEVCATVRLIHLRRMYSVERLHIRSHYVDAQRLLETIRHEAIQELRIPTVDTRGLPYLQTLLVRRAS
- a CDS encoding HNH endonuclease; the encoded protein is MIENNICPYCWQPLIKAENKDNSRSVEHLIPNSALTRKRKNDEGDFYACRRCNSRKSNIDYVLGVITKAQSFDNKLALNTLIDAITKKDGRAKRFIDMILTAKEGSGSVHMEMPIKGNELIEYLHYLGKGQFFKVRRVPYNPNNYVMDIRFVNKQVLAAIESSYVDQHGSNPFKDLKQNPRSEVINDGECIIWSKNNRFIFIFHDYVAAIVEVLRRSKKNVAKAAKSESQILEDFSYATTSPSTRVGSCKRHERKKISHKKNT
- a CDS encoding cobyrinate a,c-diamide synthase — translated: MSDSPRPCAALLIAAPASGQGKTTVTAALARYHAARGRRVRVFKTGPDFIDPMLLRAASGQPVYQLDLWMVGDAECRRLLHGAACEAELILIEGVMGLFDGKPSSADLAECFGIPVLAVIDAGAMAETFGALAHGLATYRNGLPFAGVLANRVASAGHAGMLRSSVSDRIPYWGTLYRRSEFALPERHLGLVQAQEIDGLDQRLGALAAAIGETGLADLPEPVAFSGAPPLEVPRAFEGVRIGIARDTAFSFVYPANLDLLRAMGAELVFFSPLSDASLPAVDSVYLPGGYPELHLATLAHNDGIRDALRAHAADEKPLLAECGGMLYLLDELRDRDGHLGRMCGILPGRAAMQGRLAGLGLQSARFAAGELRGHTFHHSKLETAMAAGIQGVRKNGTPGEAIYRSGRLTASYLHWYLPSCPEVAIELLQP